A stretch of Triticum aestivum cultivar Chinese Spring chromosome 1D, IWGSC CS RefSeq v2.1, whole genome shotgun sequence DNA encodes these proteins:
- the LOC123183004 gene encoding uncharacterized protein, with protein sequence MEVGSVVGARSTWAPAVRNGDRGQDRALPRRVRCRAAVMPPSVRTVSIPFADLKERGRDLSGKIEEGLGPDGLGIISISGVPDFPALRRTLLHLAPKVANLPEDVKKELEDPDSRYNFGWSHGKEKLESGKLDTFKGSYYANPILDVPTADDVLVSRYPSYCRPNIWPADHLPELEIAFKALGKLMLEVGLMLARHCDLYVMQHGVGPYDGESLEQTISRSRCHKGRLLYYFPRQFSTQKEDGDSVSSWCGWHTDHGSLTGLTCGLFMKNSVEVPCPDSAAGLYIRTRDDRVVKVTFGEDELAYQIGETTEILSRGRLCATPHCVQAPSGVNASNVERSTFAMFMQPDWNETLNFPSEIPYHQELIPPNGALTFGEYSERLVNKYYQGKT encoded by the exons ATGGAGGTGGGCAGTGTCGTGGGGGCGCGATCCACTTGGGCACCAGCCGTCCGGAACGGAGACCGGGGCCAAGACCGCGCCTTGCCCCGCCGTGTCCGCTGCCGCGCCGCCGTCATGCCGCCGTCCGTCCGCACGGTCTCCATCCCCTTCGCCGACCTCAAG GAGCGGGGCAGGGACCTGAGCGGCAAGATCGAGGAGGGGCTCGGCCCCGACGGGCTCGGCATCATCTCCATTTCCGGC GTGCCCGATTTCCCAGCTCTGAGGAGAACGCTCCTGCACTTGGCGCCGAA AGTTGCAAACCTCCCTGAAGATGTGAAGAAAGAACTTGAGGACCCGGACAGCAG GTATAATTTCGGCTGGAGCCATGGGAAAGAGAAACTTGAATCTGGGAAACTCG ACACATTCAAAGGCTCCTACTATGCCAACCCAATTTTGGATGTCCCTACTGCTGATGATGTCCTTGTAAGTAG GTATCCATCGTACTGCCGACCAAATATCTGGCCCGCTGATCATCTGCCTGAGCTTGAAATAG CATTTAAAGCTCTTGGAAAGCTAATGTTGGAAGTTGGCTTGATGTTGGCTCGTCATTGTGATCTCTATG TAATGCAGCACGGAGTGGGACCATATGATGGTGAAAGTCTTGAGCAGACAATTTCCCGTTCAAGGTGTCACAAGGGGCGTCTCCTGTATTATTTCCCCAGACAATTCAG CACACAAAAAGAAGATGGTGATTCTGTTTCATCGTGGTGTGGATGGCATACTGACCATGGGTCTTTAACAG GTCTTACATGTGGCCTGTTTATGAAAAATTCAGTGGAGGTCCCCTGTCCTGATAGTGCAGCTGGGCTGTACATCCGGACTCGTGATGACCGAGTTGTTAAG GTTACATTTGGGGAGGATGAATTAGCTTACCAAATTGGGGAAACTACTGAAATACTATCAAGAGGTCGTCTATGTGCAACTCCACACTGTGTACAG GCACCCAGCGGTGTGAATGCTTCAAATGTTGAGCGCTCTACTTTTGCAATGTTCATGCAACCAGATTG GAATGAGACGCTTAACTTTCCAAGTGAAATTCCTTACCACCAAGAG TTGATTCCACCAAACGGAGCGCTTACGTTTGGAGAGTACTCAGAGAGACTGGTGAACAAGTATTACCAGGGGAAGACGTGA